In a genomic window of Arachnia rubra:
- a CDS encoding DUF4921 family protein: protein MRSFVRQPEYLSTMADGTVKQVGPLTGTEVWTVPGRGNRPLGIHHPDPSPIDDANRSAYCAFCERRYLETPPEKARVVRSGDEWETLRHLPAEDLFATKAEFRCVPNLFEILSLDYWRANYGFTLPEDVAARRRSYLASAAGLEHVLQVAETKLRACGHSAGQVNAMTQEQRLAAASGFFGGGHDVIIARRHFTDDAVDDTQLAGSGTLTPGEHERFIAFAVESMRQTYENNRYARYVTVFQNWLKPAGASFDHLHKQLVAIDERGVQHEVALARLRQDPNLFNEVGPNYAGYHNLIVAENDHAVAFAGFGHRYPTLEIYSCSEFSNPWEQSAEEVRGMSDLIHAMHAATGTDVACNEEWHYRPIDVTLPMPWRVMLKWRVSTLAGFEGATKIYLNTISPVMLRDKVVERLLALREEGRLAPGLRIATEARCHPNPLHYSR, encoded by the coding sequence ATGCGATCCTTTGTCCGCCAGCCTGAATACCTGTCCACCATGGCCGATGGAACAGTGAAGCAGGTGGGCCCACTCACCGGCACCGAGGTGTGGACCGTGCCGGGCCGGGGAAATCGTCCACTCGGCATCCACCACCCCGATCCGAGCCCCATAGACGACGCAAACCGCAGCGCGTACTGCGCGTTCTGTGAGCGACGCTACCTGGAGACTCCACCGGAGAAGGCCCGGGTGGTGCGTTCTGGAGATGAGTGGGAGACCCTGAGGCATCTTCCAGCTGAGGATCTCTTCGCCACGAAAGCCGAATTCCGCTGCGTCCCGAACCTTTTCGAGATCCTCAGCCTCGACTACTGGCGGGCCAACTATGGGTTCACGCTCCCCGAGGACGTTGCGGCACGAAGACGCTCTTACCTTGCTTCTGCGGCAGGGCTGGAACACGTACTGCAGGTTGCTGAGACGAAACTACGGGCCTGCGGGCACAGCGCAGGACAAGTGAATGCGATGACCCAGGAACAGCGCCTGGCGGCGGCCTCTGGTTTCTTCGGGGGCGGTCATGACGTGATCATCGCCAGACGGCACTTCACCGACGATGCCGTCGACGACACCCAGCTCGCGGGCTCTGGAACCCTGACGCCCGGTGAACATGAGCGGTTCATTGCCTTCGCCGTCGAATCGATGCGCCAAACCTATGAGAACAACCGCTACGCCCGTTATGTGACCGTCTTCCAGAACTGGCTGAAGCCTGCCGGTGCCTCCTTCGACCATCTCCACAAGCAACTGGTGGCTATTGATGAACGCGGTGTCCAGCATGAGGTGGCACTTGCCCGCCTGCGCCAGGACCCGAACCTGTTCAACGAGGTTGGCCCCAACTATGCGGGCTACCACAACCTCATCGTCGCGGAGAATGACCACGCGGTCGCCTTCGCGGGCTTCGGGCATCGCTATCCGACCCTGGAGATCTATTCCTGCTCCGAGTTCTCGAATCCCTGGGAACAGTCTGCCGAGGAGGTCCGTGGGATGTCGGACCTGATCCATGCCATGCACGCTGCCACGGGGACGGACGTGGCGTGCAACGAGGAATGGCATTACAGGCCGATCGACGTGACGCTCCCGATGCCATGGCGTGTGATGCTCAAGTGGCGGGTCTCCACCCTCGCTGGTTTCGAAGGGGCCACCAAGATCTACCTGAACACCATCTCGCCGGTGATGCTGAGGGACAAGGTGGTGGAGCGGCTTCTGGCTCTCCGGGAGGAGGGGAGGCTGGCCCCGGGCCTGAGGATTGCCACAGAGGCCCGCTGCCACCCCAACCCGTTGCATTATTCCCGCTGA
- the zwf gene encoding glucose-6-phosphate dehydrogenase codes for MVGFVTSSNPLRDPRDRRLPRIAGPCVLVIFGVTGDLSRKKLMPAVYDLANRGLLPAGFGLVGFARRDWDDEDFARVVHDAVKENARTRFREEVWEQLLEGIRFVSGTFDSDEAFDRLRTTIEELDRARGTGGNHAFYLSIPPSNFEQVVSQLKRHDVTGESKDTWNRVVIEKPFGHNLESARELNHVINQLFSPHEVFRIDHYLGKETVQNMLALRFANQMFEPIWNRNYVSHVEITMAEDIGIGGRAGYYDGIGAARDVIQNHLLQLLALTAMEEPTSFEASQLRTEKTKVLAAAQVPTNYAAHTARGQYTAGWQGGRLVRGYLEEDGVSPDSHTETYAAIRVDIDNRRWAGVPFYLRAAKRMPRRVTEIALVLKQAPHLPFPTTDADVLGQNALVMRIQPDEGVTLRFGAKVPGTQMEIRDVSMDFVYGGSFTESSPEAYERLILDVLLGDPPLFPQHEEVELAWKILDPVLDFWASLPAQPDPYAAGTWGPASAVEMLARDGNTWRRP; via the coding sequence ATGGTCGGATTTGTGACCAGCAGCAATCCGCTCCGTGACCCCCGGGACCGACGACTGCCAAGGATCGCCGGCCCTTGTGTCCTAGTGATCTTCGGTGTGACTGGCGATCTTTCCCGCAAGAAGTTGATGCCGGCTGTCTACGACCTGGCAAATCGTGGTCTGTTGCCAGCCGGCTTCGGCCTCGTGGGCTTCGCCCGCCGTGATTGGGATGACGAGGATTTCGCCCGGGTGGTCCACGACGCGGTCAAGGAAAACGCCCGCACCCGGTTCCGCGAGGAGGTGTGGGAGCAGCTGCTGGAGGGCATCCGGTTCGTGTCCGGGACCTTCGACTCGGATGAGGCTTTCGACCGGCTCCGCACCACGATCGAGGAACTCGACCGTGCCCGTGGCACCGGCGGGAATCACGCCTTCTACCTATCAATCCCACCGTCGAACTTCGAGCAGGTGGTCTCCCAGCTCAAACGGCATGATGTCACAGGAGAGAGCAAGGACACCTGGAACCGGGTGGTCATCGAGAAGCCCTTCGGGCACAATCTCGAGTCCGCCCGCGAGCTGAACCATGTGATCAACCAGCTCTTCTCCCCGCACGAGGTGTTCCGCATCGACCACTACCTGGGCAAGGAGACGGTGCAGAACATGCTGGCGCTGAGATTCGCCAACCAGATGTTCGAGCCGATCTGGAACCGCAACTACGTCTCGCATGTCGAGATAACGATGGCCGAGGACATTGGCATCGGGGGGCGCGCAGGGTACTACGACGGCATAGGCGCAGCCCGTGACGTGATCCAGAACCACCTCCTGCAGCTACTCGCCCTGACGGCGATGGAGGAACCCACCAGTTTCGAGGCCTCACAGCTGAGGACAGAGAAGACGAAAGTGCTCGCGGCAGCCCAAGTTCCCACCAACTACGCGGCACACACCGCACGGGGCCAGTACACCGCTGGGTGGCAGGGTGGCCGGTTGGTACGAGGCTACCTTGAGGAGGACGGGGTTTCCCCGGACTCCCACACTGAGACGTACGCAGCCATCCGCGTCGACATCGACAACCGCCGCTGGGCAGGGGTGCCTTTCTATCTGCGCGCCGCCAAACGCATGCCGAGGCGAGTCACGGAGATAGCCCTGGTGCTGAAACAGGCTCCGCACCTGCCCTTCCCTACCACCGATGCAGACGTCCTCGGGCAGAACGCCCTGGTGATGCGTATTCAACCCGACGAGGGAGTCACTTTGCGGTTCGGCGCAAAGGTGCCTGGAACACAGATGGAGATTCGGGACGTGTCCATGGACTTCGTCTATGGCGGTTCATTCACGGAAAGCTCCCCCGAGGCCTACGAACGGCTGATCCTGGATGTGCTGTTGGGCGATCCCCCGCTGTTCCCGCAGCATGAGGAAGTGGAGCTGGCCTGGAAGATCCTCGACCCGGTACTCGACTTCTGGGCATCGCTGCCCGCCCAGCCCGACCCCTATGCTGCGGGCACCTGGGGTCCCGCCAGCGCCGTTGAGATGCTGGCCCGCGACGGTAACACCTGGCGCAGGCCGTAA
- a CDS encoding glucose-6-phosphate dehydrogenase assembly protein OpcA: MIVELNNTTTQDVAAALLRAHREVGPTSGMVLTLLVVSDDEHQDEVLEAARASATAHPSRVIVVTNSGGEPRLHAKIQVGEGLPGDLISLKLHGELAMHGDSVVLPLLLPDSPTIVWWPHQAPVSPAQDAIGQLATRRITDSMGAPDPQLALAIRARNMTPGDTDLCWTRITRWRALLAASLDQFPHRVTSALVRSTPENACSTLLVTWLEQQLEVPVVHEDSDQPGISEVRLTTELGDIVINRGRSETIARYAVPGQPERKVALKRRPLTELLTEELQRMDPDFVFESVVSRIATQVGD; encoded by the coding sequence GTGATCGTAGAACTGAACAACACCACCACCCAGGATGTCGCTGCTGCACTGCTGAGGGCTCACCGCGAGGTGGGGCCGACCAGCGGCATGGTGCTGACTCTGCTGGTGGTCTCTGACGATGAGCACCAGGACGAGGTGCTCGAAGCGGCACGGGCCTCCGCCACCGCACACCCCTCACGGGTCATCGTCGTGACCAACTCGGGCGGCGAGCCGCGACTTCACGCAAAGATCCAGGTGGGTGAGGGCCTACCTGGTGATCTGATCTCGCTGAAACTGCACGGTGAACTCGCCATGCACGGCGACTCCGTCGTGCTCCCGTTGCTCCTGCCTGACTCCCCCACCATCGTCTGGTGGCCGCATCAGGCCCCTGTCTCACCAGCGCAGGACGCGATCGGGCAGCTGGCCACGCGACGGATCACCGACTCGATGGGTGCCCCGGACCCGCAGCTGGCTTTGGCGATCCGGGCCCGCAATATGACCCCTGGCGACACCGATCTATGCTGGACCAGGATCACGCGCTGGCGGGCCCTGCTGGCCGCGTCCCTGGATCAGTTCCCGCACCGGGTCACGTCCGCGCTGGTACGTTCCACCCCAGAGAATGCCTGCTCCACCCTGCTGGTGACCTGGCTTGAGCAACAGCTCGAGGTTCCAGTCGTGCACGAGGACAGCGACCAGCCAGGGATATCAGAGGTACGGCTGACCACCGAGCTGGGAGACATCGTCATCAACCGGGGGCGCTCTGAGACCATCGCCAGGTACGCGGTGCCGGGCCAGCCGGAACGCAAGGTGGCATTGAAGCGACGCCCCCTGACGGAGCTGCTCACTGAGGAACTGCAGCGTATGGACCCCGATTTCGTCTTCGAGTCGGTGGTGAGCCGGATCGCCACACAGGTAGGTGACTGA
- the pgl gene encoding 6-phosphogluconolactonase, protein MFTRVVVFASPQEVADTVAHKFLERVVDLLGSRDEVQVCLTGGGTADLVYERFADLAAEAKLDLGRLHLWWGDERFVAATDPDRNSLQALSRLGRTLPIQSARIHMMAARDGRADPHDCASEYAAELGDTHFDLTFLGMGPDGHVASIFPGHPSFDATSRAVIGVTESPKPPSERISLTIPTLNRSDEIWFIVTGTGKADALLRVLEGDESLPASHAHGQQATYWFVDQAVASKLPARYVCPL, encoded by the coding sequence ATGTTCACGCGCGTGGTGGTCTTTGCATCACCTCAGGAGGTCGCAGACACGGTTGCCCATAAATTCCTGGAACGGGTTGTGGATCTGCTTGGCAGCCGGGATGAGGTGCAGGTCTGCCTGACGGGCGGCGGCACCGCAGACCTGGTGTATGAACGCTTCGCAGACCTGGCCGCAGAGGCGAAACTCGATCTCGGGCGCCTGCACCTGTGGTGGGGGGATGAGCGTTTCGTCGCCGCCACTGATCCTGACCGCAACTCACTCCAGGCGCTCAGCAGGTTGGGACGCACTCTCCCCATCCAGTCTGCACGAATCCATATGATGGCAGCACGAGATGGGCGTGCCGATCCACACGACTGCGCGTCAGAGTATGCGGCTGAACTGGGCGACACCCATTTCGACCTGACCTTCCTGGGCATGGGACCTGATGGGCATGTCGCCTCGATCTTCCCAGGGCATCCAAGTTTCGATGCCACATCGCGTGCCGTGATCGGAGTGACGGAATCGCCAAAACCTCCCTCAGAACGGATCTCGCTGACGATCCCAACGCTCAATCGCTCTGATGAGATCTGGTTCATCGTGACGGGAACGGGGAAAGCCGATGCCCTGCTGCGGGTACTTGAGGGCGACGAGTCCCTGCCCGCCTCTCATGCCCACGGGCAACAAGCCACCTATTGGTTCGTCGACCAGGCGGTCGCCTCGAAGCTGCCTGCGCGATACGTCTGCCCGCTCTGA
- a CDS encoding NfeD family protein, giving the protein MSEFLAWLGQNPWAAWGMIALLLAAAELLTLDLTLLMLAGGAVLGAVTALAFPDLLWLQVVVSLLTAVVTLFLLRPTLLEETRRAPGYRSSLDKVVGSAGDVTSRITANSGEVKIDGQIWQARSYDETIAIEAGEKIEVFDLDGITLIVYPIAR; this is encoded by the coding sequence ATGTCTGAGTTCCTGGCGTGGTTGGGTCAGAATCCATGGGCTGCCTGGGGCATGATCGCGCTACTGCTCGCTGCCGCCGAGCTACTCACCCTTGACCTGACGCTGTTGATGCTTGCTGGCGGCGCGGTACTCGGCGCAGTGACGGCGCTGGCGTTCCCCGATCTGCTCTGGCTCCAAGTAGTGGTTTCCCTCTTGACCGCGGTAGTCACGCTCTTTCTGTTGCGTCCCACCCTGCTGGAGGAGACTCGGCGGGCTCCAGGCTATCGCTCATCGCTGGACAAGGTGGTGGGATCAGCCGGTGATGTGACCTCCCGGATCACCGCCAATTCAGGTGAGGTGAAAATCGATGGGCAGATCTGGCAGGCACGCAGCTACGACGAAACCATCGCCATTGAGGCTGGGGAGAAGATCGAGGTCTTCGATCTCGACGGCATCACCCTGATCGTCTACCCAATCGCTCGCTGA
- a CDS encoding SPFH domain-containing protein → MLFTTTLKIIRQQQVAIVERLGKFRKVLDPGPHLVVPFLDQIRYALDMREEVVPFPPQGVITEDNLIVSIDSVIYFQIVDPVRAAYEAQNYRAAIEQLTMTTLRNIIGGMDLEATLTSREEINQRLRAVLDEATGKWGIKVNRVELRAIEPPPTIRDAMEKGARAERDKRASILLAEGQRQSQILSAGGDREAAVLRAQGDREAAVLRAQADRQAQMLRAEGEAQAITTVFSAIHAAEPDQALLAYQYMQMLPRLASGDSNKMWIVPSELSDALKGLGQVANATDVRDYVSKASHRFAAPDPVDVHAEIEEQTKKDQEQSKATVEQAIADAQALDSGPGAGRRDSSASLPTGDQAPGLEQGLGSFSPGGWGQEESQDGI, encoded by the coding sequence ATGCTGTTCACAACCACTTTGAAGATCATCCGCCAGCAGCAGGTGGCCATCGTCGAACGCCTCGGGAAATTCCGCAAGGTCCTGGACCCGGGTCCCCACCTCGTGGTTCCCTTCCTCGACCAGATCCGCTACGCCCTCGACATGCGTGAGGAAGTGGTGCCCTTCCCACCGCAGGGTGTGATCACTGAGGACAACCTGATTGTCTCGATTGATTCAGTCATCTACTTCCAGATCGTCGATCCTGTCCGCGCAGCCTACGAGGCCCAGAACTACCGGGCCGCCATCGAACAACTGACCATGACCACACTCCGCAACATCATCGGTGGCATGGACCTTGAGGCCACCCTCACCTCTCGTGAGGAGATCAACCAGCGCCTGCGGGCTGTACTGGACGAGGCCACCGGAAAGTGGGGAATCAAGGTGAACCGTGTCGAGCTTCGAGCCATCGAGCCGCCGCCAACCATCCGCGACGCCATGGAGAAGGGTGCGCGAGCAGAACGGGACAAGCGGGCCTCCATTCTCCTGGCAGAGGGGCAGCGCCAGTCGCAGATCCTGTCTGCTGGGGGTGACCGGGAGGCTGCGGTCCTGCGAGCCCAGGGTGACCGGGAAGCCGCGGTCCTGCGAGCCCAAGCCGACCGGCAGGCGCAGATGCTGCGAGCCGAGGGCGAGGCCCAGGCAATCACCACGGTGTTCAGCGCCATCCACGCAGCAGAACCAGACCAGGCTCTGCTCGCCTACCAGTACATGCAGATGCTGCCTCGCCTGGCCAGTGGCGACTCGAACAAGATGTGGATCGTTCCCAGCGAACTCAGCGATGCGTTGAAGGGCCTGGGCCAGGTGGCGAACGCCACTGATGTGCGTGACTACGTCTCGAAGGCCTCTCACCGGTTCGCCGCACCGGATCCGGTGGACGTGCATGCCGAGATCGAGGAGCAGACAAAGAAGGATCAAGAGCAAAGCAAGGCGACGGTTGAACAGGCCATCGCCGATGCCCAGGCTCTCGACAGCGGTCCTGGCGCTGGACGCAGAGACAGCTCAGCTTCTCTGCCAACTGGTGACCAGGCCCCAGGGCTGGAACAAGGCCTGGGGTCCTTCAGCCCTGGCGGCTGGGGACAAGAAGAGTCTCAAGACGGCATCTAG
- a CDS encoding RNA polymerase-binding protein RbpA, whose protein sequence is MAGGNAIRGSRVGAGPMGEAERGDAAPRLHVSYYCASGHETRPAFAVDAVIPESWDCPRCGLPANTDAENPPPPPKITPYKTHLAYVKERRTDAEAEQILAEAVSSLRARRAAGEILY, encoded by the coding sequence GTGGCAGGTGGCAACGCCATTCGCGGTAGCCGTGTCGGTGCCGGACCAATGGGTGAGGCTGAGAGGGGCGACGCGGCTCCAAGGCTTCATGTCTCCTACTACTGTGCCAGCGGGCATGAGACCCGTCCCGCGTTTGCCGTTGACGCGGTGATCCCGGAGTCCTGGGATTGCCCACGCTGCGGGCTGCCCGCGAACACCGACGCGGAGAACCCGCCGCCACCCCCGAAGATCACTCCCTACAAGACGCACCTCGCATACGTGAAGGAGCGCCGCACCGACGCTGAAGCCGAACAGATCCTGGCCGAGGCAGTCTCCTCGCTGAGAGCCCGCAGGGCCGCAGGGGAAATCCTCTACTGA